One window of the Triticum dicoccoides isolate Atlit2015 ecotype Zavitan chromosome 3B, WEW_v2.0, whole genome shotgun sequence genome contains the following:
- the LOC119278080 gene encoding subtilisin-like protease SBT1.5: protein MPRHLLLPPLLLLVAAVGASAGDAGGERTYIVRVDADAKPSAFPTHAHWYESAVLAASGGGGEWPEGGPLIHTYSSALHGFSARMSPSAAAALAGAHGVSAVLPEHVRRLDTTRSPRFLGMLSSPPSAILADSDFGSDLVIAVIDTGISPAHRSFRDRGLGPVPPRWRGVCASGPGFPPGSCNRKLVGARFFSAGYEATSGRMNETAEVRSPLDNDGHGTHTASIAAGRYVFPASTLGYARGVASGMAPKARLAAYKVCWVGGCFDSDILAAFDAAVADGVDVVSLSVGGAVVPYYLDAIAIGAFGATEAGIVVSASAGNGGPGGLSVTNVAPWMTTVGAGSMDRAFPANVRLGNGQVLDGVSVYGGPVLQSGKMYELVYAGATSYSASTCLDGSLDQAAVRGKIVVCDRGVNSRAAKGDVVHRAGAAGMVLANGAFDGEGLVADCHVLPATAVGAAAGEKLRKYIASSTPQKPATGTILFEGTHLGVHPAPVVAAFSARGPNPQSPETLKPDLIAPGLNILAAWPSGVGPAGIPSDSRRTEFNILSGTSMACPHVSGLAALLKAAHPTWSPAAIKSALMTTAYTRDNSNGTMLDESTGKVADVFDFGAGHVDPMRAMDPGLVYDIAPADYVNFLCNLNYTEQNVRAITRRRADCRGARRAGHAGNLNYPSLSATFVADGAKAKMRTHFIRTVTNVGGGRSAYRAIVRAPEGCNVTVRPDRLAFRRDGQKLSFTVHVEAAARAKMEPGSSVVRSGALTWSDGRHAVVSPIVVTLQAPVQ, encoded by the coding sequence ATGCCGCGCCatctgctgctgccgccgctgctcCTTCTCGTCGCCGCGGTGGGCGCCTCCGCCGGAGACGCCGGAGGGGAGAGGACGTACATCGTGCGGGTGGACGCCGACGCGAAGCCGTCGGCTTTCCCGACCCACGCGCACTGGTACGAGTCGGCGGTGCTGGCGGCGTCCGGGGGCGGCGGGGAGTGGCCGGAGGGCGGCCCGCTGATCCACACCTACTCGTCGGCGCTCCACGGCTTCTCCGCCCGGATGTCGCCGTCGGCCGCGGCGGCGCTGGCCGGCGCCCACGGGGTGTCGGCCGTGCTGCCGGAGCACGTCCGCCGCCTGGACACCACGCGCTCGCCGCGGTTCCTCGGGATGCTCTCCTCCCCGCCCTCGGCCATCCTCGCCGACTCCGACTTCGGCTCCGACCTCGTCATCGCCGTCATCGACACCGGCATCTCGCCCGCGCACCGCAGCTTCCGCGACCGTGGGCTCGGCCCCGTCCCGCCCAGGTGGCGCGGGGTGTGCGCGTCCGGGCCCGGCTTCCCGCCCGGCTCCTGCAACCGCAAGCTCGtcggggcgcgcttcttctccgcgGGCTACGAGGCCACCTCCGGCCGGATGAACGAGACCGCCGAGGtcaggtcgccgctcgacaacgacgGCCACGGCACCCACACGGCGTCCATCGCCGCGGGCCGCTACGTGTTCCCGGCGTCCACCCTCGGATACGCGCGCGGCGTGGCCTCCGGGATGGCGCCCAAGGCGCGCCTCGCCGCGTACAAGGTGTGCTGGGTGGGCGGCTGCTTCGACTCCGACATCCTCGCGGCCTTCGACGCCGCCGTCGCTGACGGCGTCGACGTTGTTTCTCTCAGCGTCGGTGGTGCCGTGGTGCCGTACTATCTCGACGCCATTGCGATTGGGGCGTTCGGCGCGACAGAGGCTGGCATCGTCGTGTCCGCTTCGGCCGGCAACGGCGGCCCAGGTGGTCTCTCTGTGACCAATGTGGCGCCCTGGATGACCACCGTAGGCGCTGGGTCCATGGACCGCGCCTTCCCGGCCAACGTGCGTCTCGGCAACGGCCAAGTGCTCGACGGCGTGAGCGTGTACGGCGGGCCGGTGCTCCAGTCCGGCAAAATGTACGAGCTGGTGTACGCGGGGGCAACAAGTTACTCGGCGTCGACGTGCCTCGACGGGTCGCTGGACCAGGCGGCGGTGCGCGGGAAGATCGTGGTGTGCGACCGCGGCGTGAACTCGCGCGCCGCCAAGGGTGACGTGGTTCACCGCGCGGGCGCCGCCGGGATGGTGCTCGCCAACGGGGCGTTCGACGGGGAGGGCCTCGTCGCCGACTGCCACGTCCTGCCAGCCACCGCCGTCGGTGCAGCCGCCGGCGAGAAGCTCCGTAAGTACATCGCGTCGTCCACCCCGCAGAAGCCGGCCACGGGCACCATCCTGTTCGAGGGCACTCACCTCGGCGTGCACCCGGCGCCGGTGGTCGCGGCGTTCTCGGCGCGCGGCCCGAACCCCCAATCTCCAGAGACACTCAAACCGGACCTCATAGCGCCCGGCCTGAACATCCTCGCCGCGTGGCCCAGCGGCGTCGGCCCGGCAGGCATCCCCTCGGACAGCCGGCGCACGGAATTCAACATCCTCTCCGGCACGTCCATGGCCTGCCCGCACGTCTCCGGCCTGGCGGCGCTGCTCAAGGCGGCGCACCCGACGTGGAGCCCCGCGGCAATCAAGTCGGCGCTCATGACCACGGCCTACACGAGGGACAACAGCAACGGCACCATGCTCGACGAGTCCACCGGCAAGGTCGCGGACGTGTTCGACTTCGGCGCCGGGCACGTGGACCCGATGCGCGCCATGGACCCGGGCCTCGTCTACGACATCGCGCCCGCGGACTACGTCAACTTCCTCTGCAACCTGAACTACACGGAGCAGAACGTCCGGGCGATCACGCGGCGCCGGGCCGACTGCCGCGGCGCGCGCCGCGCCGGGCACGCCGGCAACCTCAACTACCCGTCCCTGTCGGCCACGTTCGTGGCGGACGGCGCGAAGGCgaagatgaggacccacttcatccgCACGGTGACCAACGTGGGCGGCGGCAGGTCGGCGTACCGCGCCATCGTGAGGGCGCCAGAGGGGTGCAATGTCACGGTGCGGCCCGACCGGCTGGCGTTCCGGCGCGACGGGCAGAAGCTCAGCTTCACGGTGCACGTGGAGGCCGCGGCGCGGGCGAAGATGGAGCCCGGGAGCTCCGTGGTGAGGAGCGGGGCGCTGACGTGGAGCGACGGCCGGCACGCCGTCGTGAGCCCGATCGTGGTGACACTGCAAGCGCCAGTGCAGTAG
- the LOC119279860 gene encoding signal peptide peptidase-like 3 yields MHARPPAHTDDAPAQVRYRQGRTTCVRATASPVLRAPVNPAMAVASPRRGRGRGGAVALLLLPVLLLACRAPAAAGFNTEFEEDKSPKLPRCDNPFQKVKVMYWVDGEQMSALIGMTARFGGMVPDTAAAAPKLPAVIPSSKTGCQKSPQLAGNIAVTERGECTYLEKANAAASSGAKAMVMANDIDDVGKMVCSKNDTALDFKIPVVIVSRSNGLKIFEAMDGAKKVEMQLFSPNKAAFDAAIPFLWLMAVSTTACAAVWTAVVVGEEEKKAPPEGDQEAAKAEEPEIVELQAETAFVFVIVSSCVLLFLFFFNSIWSAWLMVGLFCLGGLQGLHFLASTLIVRACKKCGDTKIKLPAVGNVTAVTLVVLPIALFIVIMWATHQTSPFAWVGQNLMGIGMMILVLQIVQMPNIKVASALLISAFLYDIFWVFISPLIFKKSVMITVAKGTDNGPSLPMVLKMPKEFDVWNGYDMIGFGDILFPGLLVAFSFRFDRSHGKGVGNGYFPYVMIGYAVGLSCTYVGLYLMKSGQPALLYLVPCTLGTIAALGAQRGELSQLWNAKA; encoded by the exons ATGCATGCCCGCCCGCCCGCGCACACAGACGACGCGCCCGCGCAGGTCCGCTATCGCCAGGGACGAACGACGTGCGTGCGTGCGACGGCGTCTCCGGTCCTACGCGCGCCGGTCAACCCAGCCATGGCTGTCGCCTCCCctcgccgcggccgcggccgcggcggcgccgtcgctctcctcctcctccccgtcctcctcctggcgtgccggGCGCCGGCCGCGGCAGGCTTCAACACCGAGTTCGAGGAAGACAAATCGCCCAAGCTCCCCCGCTGCGACAACCCCTTCCAGAAG GTGAAAGTGATGTACTGGGTGGACGGCGAGCAGATGAGCGCCCTGATCGGGATGACGGCGAGGTTCGGCGGGATGGTGCCGGACACCGCGGCCGCCGCCCCGAAGCTCCCCGCCGTGATTCCCAGCTCCAAGACCGGCTGCCAGAAGTCCCCCCAG CTGGCTGGCAACATCGCCGTGACGGAGCGCGGCGAGTGCACGTACCTCGAGAAGGCGAACGCGGCCGCGTCCAGCGGCGCCAAGGCGATGGTCATGGCCAACGACATCGACG ATGTGGGGAAGATGGTGTGCAGCAAGAACGACACGGCGCTCGACTTCAAGATCCCGGTCGTGATCGTGTCGCGCTCCAACGGGCTCAAGATCTTCGAGGCCATGGACGGCGCGAAGAAGG TGGAGATGCAGCTCTTCTCGCCGAACAAGGCGGCTTTCGACGCCGCCATCCCGTTCCTCTGGCTCATGGCCGTCAGCACCACCGCCTGCGCCGCCGTCTGGACCGCCGTCGTCGTCGGCGAGGAG GAGAAGAAGGCTCCTCCGGAGGGCGACCAGGAGGCTGCCAAAGCCGAGGAGCCTGAGATCGTGGAGCTGCAGGCCGAGACGGCGTTCGTGTTCGTCATCGTGTCGTCCTGCGTcctgctcttcctcttcttcttcaactcCATCTGGTCCGCGTGGTTGATGGTCGGGCTCTTCTGCCTCGGCGGTCTCCAG GGCTTGCACTTCCTCGCGTCGACACTCATTGTCAG AGCATGCAAGAAGTGCGGCGACACGAAAATAAAGCTCCCGGCGGTCGGGAACGTGACGGCGGTGACGCTCGTCGTGCTGCCGATAGCGCTGTTCATCGTCATCATGTGGGCGACGCACCAGACCTCGCCGTTCGCCTGGGTTGGCCAGAACCTCATG GGCATCGGTATGatgatcctcgtgttgcaaatagtGCAAATGCCAAACATAAAA GTGGCGTCGGCGCTTCTGATCAGCGCGTTCCTCTACGACATATTCTGGGTGTTCATCTCGCCCTTGATATTCAAGAAGAGTGTCATGATCACG GTTGCCAAGGGCACGGACAACGGGCCGAGCCTGCCGATGGTCCTGAAGATGCCCAAGGAGTTCGACGTGTGGAACGGCTACGACATGATCGGCTTCGGCGACATCCTCTTCCCAGGGCTCCTCGTCGCCTTCAGCTTCAG ATTTGACAGATCGCACGGGAAGGGCGTGGGCAACGGTTATTTCCCCTACGTCATGATCGGCTACGCAGTTG GGCTGTCATGCACGTATGTCGGCCTGTACCTGATGAAGAGCGGCCAGCCAGCCCTGCTCTACCTCGTCCCCTGTACGCTAG GAACCATCGCTGCGCTGGGCGCGCAGAGAGGGGAGCTCAGCCAGCTCTGGAACGCCAAGGCATAG